One genomic region from Phragmites australis chromosome 1, lpPhrAust1.1, whole genome shotgun sequence encodes:
- the LOC133883741 gene encoding methylesterase 7-like, protein MNVAFAAEAFPEKVAAAVFVTAVLPDCANPCSHVFEQVHRLLRIFKQTDPKLSIWDLTDSVTDAEHVTLWYSSGPNSCGKISAWHKIYQLSPPEDYTLSQSLARASSFYVADLQRQAPFNETRYGAVSKMYVVCKQDLTTVEDYQRQMIAGCAVAEVREIADADHMVMFSTPAELAGHLNEIANTYA, encoded by the exons ATGAACGTCGCCTTCGCCGCGGAGGCATTTCCGGAGAAGGTTGCGGCCGCGGTGTTCGTCACCGCGGTCCTGCCAGACTGCGCCAACCCGTGCTCGCACGTCTTCGAGCAGGTACATCGGTTATTGAG aatttttaaacaaacagaccctaagctTTCCATATGGGACCTGACGGACAGCGTGACAGACGCAGAGCACGTCACCCTTTGGTATTCCTCGGGCCCGAATTCTTGTGGCAAGATCTCAGCTTGGCACAAGATCTACCAGCTGAGCCCACCGGAG GACTACACGCTGTCCCAGAGCCTGGCTCGGGCGAGCTCCTTCTACGTCGCCGATCTGCAGAGACAAGCGCCGTTCAACGAGACCCGGTACGGCGCGGTGAGCAAGATGTACGTCGTTTGCAAGCAGGACCTGACAACAGTCGAGGACTACCAGAGGCAGATGATCGCTGGCTGTGCGGTGGCGGAGGTGAGGGAGATCGCCGACGCCGACCACATGGTCATGTTCTCCACACCGGCCGAGCTCGCGGGGCACCTCAACGAAATCGCCAACACGTACGCCTGA